The following are from one region of the Paraglaciecola sp. L1A13 genome:
- a CDS encoding response regulator, with amino-acid sequence MSTKQQVLIVEDEPKIAQILVDFLTLEGYLTRVIHHGDEAEAAIKSDMPDCVILDLMLPGKDGLSICKDVRKFSQVPIIMLTARVDEIDRLMGLGFGADDYVCKPFSPREVVARVQAVLRRASLSTPSAHSTTLSFKHITIDTERFECKVNGTTVELTPVEFRLLRSLLSRPGAVLSRESLMHSCYDDSRIVSHRTIDSHMKNLRNKITLADDPQPILQSVYGVGYKLM; translated from the coding sequence ATGAGCACAAAACAACAAGTACTAATTGTCGAAGATGAACCTAAAATCGCACAAATCCTAGTCGACTTCCTCACTTTAGAAGGCTACTTAACGCGCGTTATTCACCATGGTGATGAAGCCGAAGCCGCTATAAAATCAGATATGCCCGATTGTGTGATATTAGATTTGATGCTACCCGGTAAAGATGGCTTAAGTATTTGTAAAGACGTGCGCAAATTTTCTCAAGTGCCAATCATCATGTTGACGGCACGCGTAGATGAAATTGACCGATTAATGGGATTAGGTTTTGGCGCTGATGACTATGTGTGCAAACCTTTTTCGCCACGGGAAGTTGTTGCGCGCGTGCAGGCAGTATTGCGCCGTGCGTCCCTTAGCACCCCATCAGCGCACTCAACTACTTTGAGCTTCAAGCACATCACCATTGATACAGAGCGATTCGAGTGCAAGGTAAATGGCACAACTGTTGAGCTAACACCGGTGGAATTTCGCTTGCTTAGAAGCTTACTTAGCCGTCCTGGTGCAGTTCTCTCTCGAGAAAGCTTGATGCATAGTTGCTATGATGATTCTCGTATCGTTAGTCATCGTACGATCGACAGCCATATGAAAAATCTACGCAATAAAATCACCTTAGCGGATGATCCGCAACCAATCTTACAATCGGTCTATGGCGTCGGTTATAAACTGATGTGA
- a CDS encoding ABC transporter ATP-binding protein has protein sequence MSEPLLRVRQAKKVYTMGDELVWALKGVDLDIYQGEFVAIMGSSGSGKSTMMNLLGCLDIASEGSIAFAGQELSTLSKNELATVRNQRIGFVFQQFNLLPRTSALDNVTLPLLYSKIPEADWVSRAKQCLESVGLGSRMDHHPGQLSGGQQQRVAIARALINDPLMILADEPTGALDTQTGLEVMALFQQLNQQGKTIVLVTHEPEIAAFASRKLTFRDGELISDERNQHIRQAADEGVA, from the coding sequence ATGTCTGAGCCGCTGCTTCGAGTTCGTCAGGCTAAAAAAGTATATACCATGGGTGATGAGTTGGTTTGGGCTCTCAAAGGCGTTGATCTCGATATATATCAAGGTGAATTTGTAGCGATTATGGGCAGCTCAGGCTCGGGTAAATCTACCATGATGAACTTACTGGGCTGTTTAGATATTGCTAGCGAGGGCAGTATTGCCTTTGCTGGTCAGGAATTATCAACACTGAGTAAGAATGAATTGGCGACCGTGCGTAATCAGCGTATTGGATTTGTCTTTCAACAGTTTAATTTACTGCCTCGTACCAGCGCGTTAGATAACGTCACGTTACCATTATTGTACAGCAAAATTCCCGAAGCGGATTGGGTCTCTCGTGCCAAGCAATGTTTAGAAAGTGTTGGTTTAGGGTCTCGAATGGATCATCACCCCGGTCAGTTATCTGGCGGTCAACAACAACGTGTTGCGATAGCTAGGGCACTAATAAACGATCCACTGATGATCTTAGCCGATGAGCCAACCGGTGCGTTAGACACGCAGACAGGATTGGAGGTCATGGCACTTTTTCAGCAACTCAATCAACAAGGCAAAACCATAGTGTTAGTTACTCATGAACCGGAAATTGCGGCGTTTGCGAGCCGTAAACTAACGTTTCGCGATGGGGAATTGATCAGTGACGAACGTAATCAACATATACGCCAAGCAGCAGACGAGGGCGTAGCATGA
- a CDS encoding efflux RND transporter periplasmic adaptor subunit translates to MKNTSLIKGLVIVAVIAAAFWWFTQPSQSSERIVYHTQPLSVGRIESTVNSSGSISPVVTVEVGSELSGLISQLNVDFNDEVTSGQIIARIDDRTVVSKLRQSEADLASSDASLVQLNAALKKAQTEEKLAEREYQRTRELRNKNLVSASELDISETSYELAKVAIDTADAAILVGKAKVQQSQSMLEQAKLDLDRTYIRSPVDGVVIDRQVDKGQTVSASLSAPTLFSIAQDLASMQIEADVDEADIGRIAKDQTVNFTVDAFPERKFNGMVTQVRKSATVTNNVVTYKVIIGVKNDRLLLLPGMTANVDIVLGQRDNVLRVPNSALRFSPDSGSSSANSSAGPDGRLAELSQQLGLNEAQQKQVADVMSKMRESMSAAREAGPGGPGGRPSGNDAMKKVRSQMNIALQSILTPDQMEKYKVLGQSRSAQRKAGGEKQDYQRGAVWVLRDGQPSKVDVGIGIADLEYSEIKSKQLSDGDKVIVRAQKVTD, encoded by the coding sequence ATGAAGAATACATCGTTAATAAAGGGACTCGTTATCGTAGCTGTTATAGCAGCGGCATTTTGGTGGTTTACCCAACCATCTCAATCTAGTGAGCGTATTGTCTATCACACCCAACCATTGTCAGTTGGCAGAATTGAAAGCACGGTTAATTCTTCTGGCTCTATCTCGCCGGTGGTTACAGTCGAAGTCGGTTCCGAGTTATCAGGGTTAATTTCTCAGCTTAATGTGGACTTTAACGACGAAGTAACTAGCGGACAGATTATCGCCCGTATAGATGATCGAACCGTGGTATCAAAGCTGCGCCAAAGTGAAGCAGATTTAGCGTCGTCGGATGCCAGTCTAGTGCAGCTTAATGCGGCTCTTAAGAAGGCGCAAACCGAAGAAAAACTCGCCGAACGTGAATATCAGCGAACACGCGAGCTGCGCAACAAAAATCTGGTCAGTGCCTCTGAGTTAGATATCAGTGAAACCTCATACGAACTGGCTAAAGTCGCGATTGATACAGCTGACGCGGCTATTTTGGTTGGCAAGGCCAAAGTACAACAATCTCAATCTATGTTAGAGCAAGCTAAATTGGATTTGGATCGTACCTATATTCGCTCTCCCGTGGACGGTGTGGTCATTGACCGACAAGTAGACAAAGGCCAAACCGTGTCAGCCAGTCTTTCGGCGCCAACGTTATTTTCGATAGCACAAGATTTAGCCTCTATGCAGATAGAAGCTGACGTGGATGAGGCGGATATAGGACGCATCGCTAAAGATCAAACGGTTAATTTTACCGTCGATGCTTTCCCCGAGCGAAAGTTTAACGGAATGGTCACTCAAGTGAGAAAGTCCGCTACGGTGACCAATAATGTGGTGACATATAAAGTGATTATTGGCGTGAAAAACGACCGTTTATTACTGCTACCCGGTATGACGGCTAATGTCGATATCGTACTTGGGCAACGTGATAATGTACTGCGGGTGCCTAACTCGGCATTACGCTTTTCACCTGATAGCGGGTCGAGTTCTGCCAATAGTAGCGCAGGGCCAGATGGCCGATTAGCCGAATTATCCCAACAGCTCGGGCTAAATGAGGCGCAGCAAAAACAGGTAGCTGACGTGATGAGTAAAATGCGCGAATCAATGAGCGCAGCACGTGAAGCTGGCCCTGGTGGACCCGGTGGTCGCCCTTCAGGAAATGATGCGATGAAAAAAGTGCGTAGCCAGATGAATATTGCGCTGCAAAGCATCTTAACGCCGGATCAAATGGAAAAATATAAAGTGCTTGGTCAATCACGCAGCGCTCAGCGCAAAGCGGGGGGAGAGAAGCAAGATTATCAGCGTGGCGCGGTTTGGGTGTTGCGTGATGGCCAACCAAGTAAAGTGGATGTGGGCATTGGTATTGCTGATCTCGAATACAGTGAGATCAAATCTAAGCAACTCAGTGATGGTGACAAGGTTATCGTACGTGCTCAAAAGGTGACTGACTAA
- a CDS encoding N-acetyltransferase, with product MDLIAPSDKHIRQLMTWFEDEAQLAIWSGPNFRYPFDLSSFKYDLKLTSLQSFSGFSAQRELLAFGQYYLREGKCHLGRLVVNPEFRGQGFIAELIEKLSAVGRQELAVNACSLFVYNHNTSAITAYEKLGFLIENYPVEIPLDNCLYMVHRG from the coding sequence ATGGACTTAATCGCCCCATCAGATAAACATATTAGACAACTCATGACGTGGTTCGAAGATGAAGCGCAATTGGCAATCTGGTCAGGCCCTAACTTTCGCTACCCTTTTGACTTATCGTCGTTTAAATATGATCTAAAATTAACGTCCCTTCAATCATTCTCAGGATTTTCAGCACAACGCGAATTATTGGCATTTGGTCAATACTATTTACGTGAAGGAAAATGCCACTTAGGACGATTGGTGGTTAATCCTGAGTTTCGAGGACAAGGTTTTATTGCGGAATTAATTGAAAAGCTCAGCGCAGTAGGTAGACAAGAGTTAGCAGTTAATGCCTGCTCACTGTTTGTTTATAATCACAATACCTCTGCAATAACGGCATATGAGAAACTTGGATTTTTGATAGAAAACTATCCAGTTGAAATACCGCTGGATAATTGTTTGTACATGGTACATCGGGGTTGA
- a CDS encoding amidohydrolase, protein MIAVLYFYCEIALAADMRDAAYVEQDAARQQTVTTELAQNMWHWAETRFHEQKSSQAMQNILAAEGFKVEVGVAGMPTAFVASYSSSNSNSEGPVIAILAEMDALPGLSQKAVAYKQAIDGKEAGHACGHHLFGAGSLAAAITVKNWLKQNKVNGQIRLYGTPAEEGGSGKVYMVREGLFNDVDSVLHWHPGDQNTTQPMTTLANKTAKFRFHGIASHAAAAPELGRSALDAVEAMNYMVNMMREHVPSDTRIHYVITHGGGAPNVVPEFAEVYYYMRTPSAADLPALWARLEKTAQAAALGTETTVDWEIMSGVWSTLPNATLAKVTHEAMLAFGGIEYSLQEQEFAAQLRTTLNKRALSQIGNEQKIMPFTDDIYHATASTDVGDISWNVPTTGFVTATWVPGTAPHSWQAVAAGGMSIGYKGMHLASKTLALSAIRLFEQPQLIQEAKTEWRKHVGNVQYQSQIGNRTPAL, encoded by the coding sequence TTGATAGCAGTTTTATACTTCTATTGTGAAATAGCCCTAGCCGCCGATATGCGTGACGCAGCATATGTTGAACAAGATGCTGCTCGCCAACAGACTGTAACGACAGAACTTGCACAAAATATGTGGCACTGGGCTGAAACCCGTTTTCATGAGCAAAAGAGCAGCCAAGCCATGCAAAATATATTGGCGGCGGAAGGTTTTAAGGTTGAAGTCGGCGTCGCCGGTATGCCCACCGCTTTTGTGGCCAGTTACAGTTCAAGTAACAGCAATAGTGAAGGCCCAGTTATCGCCATATTGGCAGAAATGGACGCCCTACCCGGTTTGTCGCAAAAGGCTGTAGCCTATAAACAAGCCATTGATGGCAAGGAGGCAGGACACGCTTGCGGTCACCATTTATTTGGTGCTGGCTCATTGGCCGCTGCAATAACCGTCAAAAACTGGTTAAAGCAGAACAAGGTTAATGGTCAAATTCGGCTATATGGCACACCTGCTGAGGAAGGTGGTTCGGGCAAAGTGTATATGGTCCGAGAAGGCCTGTTTAACGATGTAGATAGTGTATTGCATTGGCATCCAGGTGATCAAAACACCACACAACCCATGACAACCCTTGCAAATAAAACCGCAAAATTTCGCTTTCATGGTATTGCCTCACACGCAGCCGCAGCGCCAGAGCTTGGGCGCTCAGCCCTAGATGCCGTTGAAGCCATGAATTACATGGTCAATATGATGCGTGAGCATGTGCCGTCTGATACGCGCATTCATTATGTTATTACCCATGGTGGCGGAGCACCTAACGTGGTGCCTGAATTTGCCGAAGTCTATTATTATATGCGTACCCCCTCAGCCGCAGACTTACCTGCCTTATGGGCCCGATTAGAGAAAACGGCACAAGCAGCTGCCCTTGGTACAGAAACCACTGTCGACTGGGAAATTATGTCAGGCGTGTGGAGCACACTGCCTAATGCCACATTAGCCAAAGTCACGCACGAAGCGATGCTAGCATTTGGTGGTATTGAGTATTCACTTCAGGAGCAGGAATTTGCCGCGCAACTTCGCACAACACTCAATAAACGTGCATTAAGCCAAATCGGCAATGAGCAAAAAATTATGCCTTTCACTGACGATATTTATCATGCTACTGCGTCAACTGACGTGGGTGATATTAGCTGGAACGTGCCCACTACGGGATTTGTTACTGCTACTTGGGTACCTGGTACAGCTCCTCATAGTTGGCAAGCCGTGGCTGCTGGCGGAATGAGCATCGGCTACAAAGGCATGCACCTAGCGAGCAAAACCTTAGCATTAAGTGCAATACGCTTATTTGAACAGCCTCAATTGATACAAGAAGCCAAAACAGAGTGGCGCAAGCATGTGGGTAATGTGCAATATCAATCACAAATTGGCAATCGCACTCCAGCGCTGTAA
- a CDS encoding YHYH protein, with the protein MKRIYSHAQSLLICSLVLLLFACGDSATDTTDTTDTTDTTDTTEEQTTTDTDTDTDTDTDTDTDTIVDAVDAPFFFEDAVIETITTESCTLSGGTQTTCYRITIAGEPVVDEIGPFCPPTIDSDASQGGIWFDGSGEVYDIDGEFISNLDSLYGDGWLLYDPSTGEVNITDTQTACEAAARPDVDAAYQNYCVQCDLDYYGGGISETILLPVTPIPLANPSYVNSNMGISLNGVILAAQAPVDAILSNYTIAAFDDCGGHINPNDGYHYHAATGCSTGPDEEDGHASLIGYALDGYGIYAMLDESGLEETDLDECRGHSDDTRGYHYHVASPGENMFIGCFHGEQGEWSSSE; encoded by the coding sequence ATGAAACGAATATACTCACATGCCCAATCTCTACTAATTTGTTCCTTAGTTTTATTATTATTTGCTTGTGGCGATAGTGCAACAGATACAACAGATACAACAGATACAACAGATACAACAGATACAACAGAAGAACAGACCACTACCGATACTGATACTGATACTGATACTGATACTGATACTGATACTGATACGATAGTGGATGCCGTCGATGCACCCTTTTTCTTCGAAGATGCTGTTATCGAAACGATCACCACAGAAAGTTGCACCTTGTCTGGCGGTACGCAAACAACCTGTTATCGCATCACAATTGCAGGTGAACCCGTAGTCGATGAAATAGGTCCTTTTTGCCCACCAACCATTGATTCTGATGCATCACAAGGCGGGATTTGGTTTGATGGATCGGGTGAAGTTTACGACATAGACGGTGAATTTATTAGCAACTTAGACTCGCTTTATGGTGACGGATGGCTGCTTTACGATCCAAGTACAGGTGAGGTTAATATCACTGATACCCAAACAGCTTGCGAGGCAGCAGCGCGCCCGGACGTGGATGCAGCTTATCAAAACTATTGTGTACAGTGTGACTTGGACTATTACGGTGGTGGCATTAGTGAAACCATATTGCTACCGGTTACGCCCATTCCTTTAGCCAACCCAAGTTATGTTAACAGTAATATGGGTATCTCCTTAAATGGCGTTATTTTAGCGGCTCAAGCCCCTGTTGACGCAATACTTAGCAATTATACTATTGCTGCATTTGACGATTGTGGTGGGCATATAAATCCAAATGATGGTTATCACTATCATGCCGCTACTGGATGCTCAACCGGTCCTGATGAGGAAGATGGGCACGCCAGCTTGATTGGCTATGCTCTGGATGGATATGGCATCTACGCCATGCTGGATGAAAGCGGTCTCGAAGAAACCGACCTTGATGAATGTCGCGGACATAGCGATGACACAAGAGGTTACCACTACCATGTGGCAAGCCCGGGAGAAAACATGTTTATTGGCTGTTTTCACGGAGAACAAGGCGAATGGTCAAGCAGTGAATAA
- the tmpT gene encoding thiopurine S-methyltransferase yields the protein MQASYWHEKWLQGDIAFHQFKGSPLLKAHFSALQLPAQSRILVPLCGKTRDIAWFVANGHHVVAAELHEPAVIQLFADMGIEPKVSRLAEYDLIHYQARANDLQIDIYVGDIFSLSGALIGQVDAIYDRAALVALPFEMREQYTAHIRALSGNASQLVITFDYPQHLLPGPPYCVNSNEIAQHYAQSHAISLLTSEDVKGGLKGKIAANEEMWLLKAKIEE from the coding sequence ATGCAGGCAAGTTATTGGCATGAAAAGTGGTTGCAGGGAGATATTGCATTTCATCAGTTTAAGGGCAGTCCATTATTGAAAGCACATTTTTCGGCGCTACAGTTACCAGCCCAAAGTCGGATCCTTGTTCCTCTATGCGGTAAAACCCGTGATATTGCTTGGTTTGTCGCTAATGGTCATCATGTGGTTGCGGCTGAGCTGCATGAGCCGGCTGTGATTCAGTTATTTGCTGATATGGGCATTGAGCCCAAAGTCTCTCGTCTTGCTGAGTATGACTTAATTCACTATCAGGCACGTGCCAACGATCTGCAGATTGATATTTACGTGGGCGATATTTTTAGTCTATCTGGTGCGTTAATTGGTCAGGTGGATGCGATATACGATCGCGCAGCGCTCGTAGCGTTACCTTTTGAGATGCGTGAACAATACACCGCACACATTCGTGCGTTAAGTGGCAATGCCTCGCAGTTAGTTATTACGTTTGATTACCCTCAGCATCTTTTACCTGGCCCGCCTTATTGTGTAAACAGTAACGAGATTGCACAACATTATGCACAAAGCCACGCGATTTCATTGCTAACAAGTGAAGATGTTAAAGGTGGCCTAAAAGGTAAAATAGCCGCCAACGAAGAGATGTGGCTGTTAAAAGCAAAAATAGAAGAATAG
- a CDS encoding NUDIX hydrolase, which yields MSDEIQTLASTVIYENKWMRLKEDKIRRSSGSEGIYGVVEKPDFVVILPVDNGYIHLVEQYRYPIKKRCWELPQGAWEDNPDADHALLAAGELKEETGLVANKMQYLGDQYLAYGFCNQKYHIYFATELTFTQISLDPEEEGLITQKFLLDTFESMIITGEIQDASTVNAYGIAKLKGVL from the coding sequence ATGAGCGACGAAATCCAAACTTTGGCAAGCACAGTTATATATGAAAATAAATGGATGCGTTTAAAGGAAGATAAAATTCGCCGTAGCAGTGGCAGTGAAGGCATATATGGCGTAGTAGAAAAGCCAGATTTTGTAGTGATTCTGCCAGTGGACAACGGTTATATACATTTAGTAGAGCAATATCGTTATCCGATAAAAAAACGTTGCTGGGAGTTACCACAAGGTGCTTGGGAAGATAATCCAGATGCAGATCACGCGTTATTGGCTGCAGGCGAATTAAAAGAAGAAACCGGCTTAGTGGCCAATAAAATGCAGTATTTGGGTGACCAGTACTTGGCATATGGATTTTGTAATCAAAAATATCATATCTATTTTGCCACTGAACTAACCTTTACCCAGATTAGTCTAGATCCAGAGGAAGAGGGATTAATCACTCAGAAGTTTTTGCTAGATACTTTTGAGAGCATGATTATAACGGGTGAAATTCAAGATGCATCGACGGTCAATGCTTATGGTATTGCTAAATTAAAAGGTGTGTTGTAA
- a CDS encoding M14 family metallopeptidase, with protein sequence MLRYFLPILLLLTISLLSHAQACQFDDVTFNSDFSGARLDSCEKLAKHQYHIGILPENKPVNPSPWFSFKLHSEHAARVQIKLTFNGNNPRYLPKLSTDGINWQNIAFDTKGQEMWLSVNTDTKPVWISAQEVIDNQEYDIWLAALQAQRPEILVETLGQSEKGRPIKALIKQSAQNKEWLVVIGRQHPPEVTGAMALFAFSESLLLDDTLREPFFNRFNLLLVPDVNPDGVETGNWRHNANGIDLNRDWKNFAQVETRLVRDKMASIVKNGGKIVFAVDFHSTYHYVFYTMPLEHDLAPVPLVTDWLADLEAETKWVFRPINKSASSPERGIFKQYIADHYKVHGVTYEVGDNTNRQLIPYVAKQAAKGLVNNLLKVEPEAFYVTHK encoded by the coding sequence ATGCTTCGATACTTTCTTCCCATACTATTGTTGTTAACCATTTCGCTCCTTAGCCATGCTCAGGCCTGTCAGTTTGACGATGTCACCTTCAACAGTGATTTCAGTGGCGCACGGTTGGACAGCTGTGAAAAACTCGCTAAACATCAATACCATATCGGTATATTGCCGGAAAACAAACCCGTTAACCCTAGTCCTTGGTTTAGCTTTAAGCTGCACTCTGAACATGCCGCCAGAGTACAAATAAAATTAACATTTAACGGTAACAACCCGCGCTATTTACCCAAGCTCAGCACCGACGGAATAAATTGGCAGAACATTGCGTTTGATACCAAAGGACAAGAAATGTGGCTCAGTGTTAACACTGACACTAAACCTGTTTGGATATCCGCCCAAGAAGTAATCGATAATCAAGAATACGATATTTGGTTAGCTGCATTACAAGCACAACGTCCTGAAATATTAGTGGAAACACTGGGTCAGTCAGAGAAAGGCCGGCCGATTAAGGCACTGATAAAACAATCGGCACAAAATAAAGAATGGTTAGTGGTCATCGGTCGTCAACATCCACCAGAAGTAACTGGCGCCATGGCTCTTTTTGCCTTTAGTGAATCGTTGCTGCTAGATGATACATTACGTGAGCCGTTTTTTAATCGGTTCAATTTATTGTTAGTGCCTGATGTCAACCCCGACGGTGTCGAAACCGGCAATTGGCGACACAACGCCAATGGTATAGATTTAAACCGTGACTGGAAAAATTTCGCCCAAGTAGAAACGCGTTTAGTGCGAGACAAAATGGCCAGCATAGTGAAAAACGGTGGCAAAATTGTATTCGCTGTGGATTTCCACTCAACATATCATTACGTATTCTACACTATGCCACTGGAGCATGATTTGGCCCCAGTGCCACTGGTGACAGATTGGTTGGCTGATCTAGAAGCCGAGACAAAATGGGTCTTTAGACCAATCAACAAATCCGCGTCCTCACCAGAGCGTGGTATTTTTAAGCAATACATCGCTGATCATTACAAAGTGCACGGCGTAACATACGAAGTCGGTGACAACACCAATCGCCAGCTTATTCCTTATGTGGCCAAACAAGCCGCCAAAGGGCTCGTAAATAACCTGTTAAAAGTAGAGCCAGAAGCATTTTATGTTACGCACAAATAG
- a CDS encoding ABC transporter permease, whose amino-acid sequence MKIVILLKTAITALRVNVLRSCLTMLGIIIGVAAVIIMVAMGAGAQQKVDEQIKSLGGNVFFVTGSFRQSGGARSESVVKINEDDANLIEKQVPGVEAAAPYLSASGQVIYGNLNWSTEIVGIDNRYFVVRDWDVANGREFTPAEISRGSKVVIIGERVRSELFGASDPIGQTLRVTNFNATVIGVLNEKGQDARGEDQDDVIFLPIKTVRNKITGVNATNPKSVRFIQVSAYDGEDMDYIEDEMSLLLRQRMRIPVGADDLFRIRNVSEMIATRAETIQVFNTLLAWVASVSLVVGGIGIMNIMLVSVTERTREIGLRMAVGAKPSDILYQFLIESIVLCGLGGFIGVMIAYGFVFIGNQYGIGAGGIIETRVVLLSLGFSGLIGVFFGYYPALKASRLAPIDALRYE is encoded by the coding sequence ATGAAAATTGTTATTTTGCTTAAAACAGCGATAACCGCTCTTCGAGTCAATGTGCTGCGCAGTTGCTTAACAATGTTAGGCATAATTATTGGCGTGGCCGCTGTGATCATAATGGTCGCAATGGGCGCTGGGGCACAACAGAAAGTCGATGAGCAAATAAAATCCTTGGGTGGCAATGTCTTCTTTGTTACCGGATCATTTCGCCAAAGCGGTGGTGCGCGATCTGAGTCTGTGGTGAAAATAAATGAAGACGATGCCAATTTAATCGAAAAACAAGTACCAGGTGTTGAAGCCGCTGCGCCGTATTTGTCTGCATCGGGGCAAGTCATATATGGCAACTTGAACTGGTCCACAGAAATCGTCGGCATTGATAATCGCTATTTCGTTGTACGTGACTGGGATGTAGCCAACGGGCGTGAATTCACGCCCGCGGAAATTAGCCGTGGCAGCAAGGTGGTGATCATAGGTGAAAGGGTACGCAGCGAGCTATTTGGCGCAAGCGATCCCATCGGCCAAACCTTACGCGTGACAAACTTTAACGCCACTGTTATTGGGGTGCTAAATGAAAAAGGCCAAGATGCCAGAGGAGAAGATCAAGACGACGTAATCTTTCTACCCATCAAAACGGTGCGCAATAAAATAACCGGTGTGAACGCGACTAATCCAAAATCTGTGCGCTTTATTCAGGTCAGTGCTTATGACGGTGAGGATATGGATTATATTGAAGATGAAATGTCGCTTTTACTGCGCCAGCGCATGCGCATTCCAGTTGGCGCAGACGATTTATTTCGTATTCGTAACGTGTCAGAAATGATTGCTACTCGCGCTGAAACCATTCAGGTGTTTAATACCTTACTCGCGTGGGTTGCATCGGTTAGCTTAGTCGTGGGGGGTATCGGTATTATGAATATTATGTTGGTATCAGTGACCGAGCGCACACGGGAAATCGGCTTGCGTATGGCGGTGGGGGCGAAGCCTTCCGATATTCTGTATCAGTTTTTGATTGAATCGATAGTGTTGTGCGGTCTAGGCGGATTTATCGGGGTAATGATTGCTTATGGCTTTGTGTTTATTGGTAATCAATACGGCATTGGCGCTGGTGGAATTATTGAAACCAGAGTGGTGTTATTGAGTTTAGGTTTTTCTGGCTTGATCGGCGTGTTTTTTGGCTACTATCCTGCGCTTAAAGCGTCGCGCCTAGCGCCGATTGATGCGCTTAGGTATGAGTAA